The genomic DNA CTTCTGAATTAGCGTCTTGGCCGTCTTCTCGCCGATGCCCGGAATGCCGGGAATGTTGTCGCTCGCGTCGCCCTGCAAGCCCAGAATATCAATGACTTGCTCCACGCGCTCAATCTCGAAGCGGGCCAGCACGTGCGCCACGTCGAGCACCTCGGCGGCGTTGCCCATGAAGGCTGGCTTGTAGATTTTGATGTTTTCCGTCACCAACTGGCAATAGTCCTTGTCGGGTGTCATCATAAACACCTCGAAACCAGCTGCCTCCGCCCGCTGCGCCAGCGTGCCGATTACGTCGTCGGCCTCAAAGCCGGCTTGCAGCAGAATCGGGATGCGGAATGCATCCACCACCTGCTTGATATAAGGAATGGCAATGCCGATATCCTCGGGCATGGCCTGGCGGTTGGCCTTGTAGTTCTCATCCTTCTCGTGCCGGAAGGTCTTGCCGGCGTCGAAGCACACGCCGATGTGGGTGGGTTTTTCCTTGAGCAGCACCTCCACCAGCGTGTTCGTGAAGCCCAGCACGGCCCCGGTGTTCATTCCCTTCGAGTTGATGCGCGGGTTCTTGGCAAAGGCGAAGTGCGAGCGGTAAATCAGGGCAAAAGCGTCGAGCAGAAACAGCTTTTTGGCGGGCGCGGCGGTGGGTTCAGACATGGTAGGGCAAAGTACGGGCAGTTTCCCCTAAGCGCCGCCCTGACCCATTAGTTCGGCGCAGCCTGCCCGGCGTCGCTCAATGATAACCGACTTACGCCATAAGGCTGAAAACAGCGGGGTAGGGTGCGCGGCGCGCGCGGGTTTCCGGCAACGCCGGGAGGTGGTCACGAAGCGGCAGCAGCATATAATGGCTGAGAATTATTATAATCGCTTCTTGACTGAGCTTACTGCCGAGACTGATTGCGTTAAGGCAGGCGCTGCCGCAAAGTACTCGCTCCCTGACTTTTGGCAAGAGCGCCGGTCCACCCTATTTAGGGCTCCACAGACAAGACGAGAAACAACTGATTTATCGCTTGTTAGCATGAGTTTTAATATCTTATTTATATATTATAATAGTTGGAAGTGATATTGGGCGAAAAAAGCTGGTGACGATTAGGTAAGCCGCGACTTTTACAGGCTCTAAAAGCCCTGTTTTTCTCTAAATTATGCTATTCACCCTCGTATGAAAAACGCTATTCTACCTTTACTCTGCTGGCTTTGGCGCTGCCAGCCGTGCCCGCGCTGGCCCAGGTTCCGGAAACTACCAGCCAGACTACTCGCATAGCGGCGTTGGGCGGCACCGTGCATACCGAGCAGGGCGCACCGCTGGCGGGGGCCACACTGGTGGCGCTGCACCTGCCGTCGGGCATCCGGCGCACCATTATCACCAACCAGCAGGGCTTCCTGAACCTGACCGGCGAGGTGGACTACCGCGACCGCACCACCACTAAAAACTACCAGCGCGACCTGAACTCATGGCCGGTATTCAGCAGCAACCAAGTCTCGGAAGACTCGTTTCTGCTGGCCAACCGCAAGACATATAAGGACTACCGTCAGTACAACGGCGACGCCCGCATCCTGAACGTGCGGGCGGTGTTCAACGCCGGCCTGCCGCTTTCCAAGCGGGTACGGCTGTACTCGTTTGGCACCTACAACTACCGGCGCGGGCAGGCCGTGGCCCCCTGGGTGCTGCCCAGCACCAATCTCCTCGACCTCACCACCAAGCCCGGTTTCAGCCTGGGCTACCAGCCAAACATCAATACCCATTTGCAGGACACCTCGGGCGTGCTGGGGGCTATGGTGAAGCTCGGCGACTGGAACCTGGACCTGAGCCAGAGCTTCGGCACGGACTACCTGCGCCACGACGGCAGCAACACCGTGAATCCCACGCTGAGCGCTAGCTCGCCTACTACGTTCAAAGACGGCGGCCTGCGCTTCAACCAGGCCATCAGCAATGCCACGGTCAGCCGGCTGTTCAGGCCAAGAAATAGAAGCGTTGCAAGCTGTGAGTCAATATTTTACGAAGAAGAAACGGTTAGACTGAGCTTGTCGGATAGAGCTCACGCAAACCGTTTGGCATGGCAACAGTTTCAGGAAATAACCCGCAAACAAAGAAGCCGGACGTTTCCGTCCGGCTTCTTTGTTTGTAAGTAGGGGGGTAGGGCCTAGAAATTTGGCGACAATGAGTACTTGTGGTAAAAATCATCGATGATTTTTACCGCCTCGCTGGCGTCGTCCACGATTTGCACGAGGTCCAGGTCTTCGGCCGAGATGTTGTGCTCGTCGCCCAGCATCACGTTTTTAATCCACTCAAAGAGGCCGCCCCAGTAGGCCACGCCCACCAGCACGATGGGGAAGCGCCCGATTTTCTTGGTCTGAATCAGGGTCAGCGCCTCAAACAGTTCATCGATGGTGCCGAAGCCGCCGGGCATGCCCACGAAAGCCTGCGCATACTTCACAAACATCACTTTGCGCACAAAAAAGTAATCGAAGTTGATGCACTTATCCTGGTCGATGTAGATGTTGTGGGTCTGCTCGAAGGGCAGCTCAATGTTGAGGCCCACCGACTTGCCGCCCTCGGCGCGGGCACCCTTGTTGCCGGCTTCCATGATGCCGGGGCCGCCGCCCGTGATGACGCCGTAGCCGTGGCGCACCAGCTTGGAAGCCAGCTCCTCGGCTTGTTGGTAGTAGGGGTTGTCGGGCTTGGTGCGGGCCGAGCCGAAGATGCTGACGCAAGGGCCGATTTTGGACATCTTCTCGAAGCCCTCCACAAACTCGGCCATCACCTTGAAAATCTGCCAGCTATCGGCAATTTTAATCTCGTTCCAGTCTTTGTCAACGAAGGCTTTGCGGATGCGCTGCTCGTCGGGGTCCTGGCCGGTTTTGGCCACGCCGCCGGTTTGCTGGCGCAGCTCCGTGATGCTGGTCAGCTTGTTATCGTTCACGTTGGGCTGCACGATGGTCTTGCCGGAGCCTGCGTTCAGGTTATCGTCGGAAGACTTGGTCTTGCTGGTTTTTTTGAGTTTGGACATATCTAGCCAGGGTGGGGAAAAAACGAAACCGCCCCGGCTCCAAAAAGCGGGGCGGCCAAAAGTAGGGGCGCGAAGATAGGGAAAATTGGTGCTTGGTGCTTGGGTGTTTAGGAAGTTTTGAACAACCCAAGCACTACGCACCAACACCCAAGCACCAATTCACTTGGCCCTTATCGCGATAACGGGGTCCAGATTGGCCGCCATCACCGCCGGAATGATGCCGGCCAGAATGCCGATGCCCACCGATACCAGCAGGCCCAGCGAAATATTGCCCGCGCTCAGCGTCAGGGTCAGCGAATCTTGTGGGATAAGGGTGATGAGCCAGACCAGAAAAATGCCCGCCGCCCCGCCTAGCAGGCACAAAAACACGGCCTCAAACAGAAACTGGAACAGGATAAAGTAATTTTTAGCCCCCAGCGACTTCTGAATTCCGATGATGTTGGTGCGCTCGCGCACCGACACAAACATGATATTGGCAATGCCGAAGCCACCCACCAACATGGCGAAAGAGCCGATGATGCCGCCGGCTATCCCGATGACGCTGAAGAGCTTGCCAATCATATCGGCCAGCATTTCGGGGCGGTTCAGGGCAAAGTTGTCTTCCTCGCGGGGCTTGAGGCCGCGGATAATGCGCATGTCGCCCTGCATCTCGGCTTCGAGGTTGAGCAGGCCGGGGTCGTCGTCGCGGCCCTTCACACCGAGCTGCGGCGAGGGGCCGCTCATGCCCGTGCTGCTCATGGCAAAGATACTGGCGAAGGAACCGAAAGGAATCAGGCAGTTAGCGTCGTTGCTGGGCGTGCCGAGCAGGTTTTTGCCTTCCTTTTTCATTACCCCAATGACCGTAAAGTAACGGCCCTGGGTCTTGAACTGGCGGCCCACCGGCTCGCCCTGGGGGTAGAGATTTTCGGCAATGGTGGCCCCGATGATGGCCACCGGCCTACCCCCATCCATTTCCTGCACCGTGAAGTAGCGGCCCTGCTCGATGGGCACGCTGGAGATGGCGCGGTAGTCGTAGCTTACGCCTTGCAAGGTGCAGTCGCTCACCGAGTTGACGCCCGCCTTGAGCGTGTTGCCGCCCTTGGGCACGAAGATGGCGACGCCCTTTTGGCTGTTGGCGGGCAGCATGCGCTGGAGCTGCCTAAACTCGCGCAGCGTGGGCACGGGGCGGTTGAAATACTTCCACCAGGGGCGGTCGGAGTCGAAGACCCAGGGCCACTTGCCCACGTACACTACCTTGTCGCCCAGGAAGTTCATGCTGCTGCGCACGTTGCTTTCGAGCGAATCGACTACCATAAAAACGGCGATAATCGAAAAGATGCCCACCGTGACGCCCAGCAGCGACAGAATGGTGCGGAGCAGGTTGGCCCGCAGCGCCTGCCAGGCAAAGGCAAAGCTCTCGAGAACCAGGCGAATAGTAAGAAACATAATGAGTTACCTGTGCGGTAAGCTTCAGCTTACCGGATAATGTGCGGTAAGCTTCAGCTGGCACCGCAGGGCCGGATAATGTAGAGTAAGCTTTAGCCTGCTGCCGAAAGAATACAACAAGCGAACGCCCCCACTTCGTCATTAATACTACGAAGGTGGTGGAAAATTACCAGTCCTTCACCTGGCCCTGCGGTGCCAGCTAAAGCTTACCGCACATAAAAGCACACCCTCAAAAAAAACGCGTACCTTTGCCCCCCGAATTTTCGGTAACTTCCCCCTAGTACTGCCCATCATGGCGATGAAACTGCATGAGTTCAAGTTCGAACTCCCCGAAGAGCTGATTGCCAGTCACCCTGCCCGCCACCGCGACGAATCGCGCCTGATGGTGGTAAACCGCGCCACCGGCCAGTTTGAACACAAGATGTTCAAGGACGTGCTGGATTATTTTGTGGAGGGCGACGTCTTCGTTTTCAACGATACCAAAGTATTTCCGGCCCGCATGTACGGCCAAAAAGAGCGCACCG from Hymenobacter psoromatis includes the following:
- a CDS encoding TIGR00730 family Rossman fold protein encodes the protein MTSITELRQQTGGVAKTGQDPDEQRIRKAFVDKDWNEIKIADSWQIFKVMAEFVEGFEKMSKIGPCVSIFGSARTKPDNPYYQQAEELASKLVRHGYGVITGGGPGIMEAGNKGARAEGGKSVGLNIELPFEQTHNIYIDQDKCINFDYFFVRKVMFVKYAQAFVGMPGGFGTIDELFEALTLIQTKKIGRFPIVLVGVAYWGGLFEWIKNVMLGDEHNISAEDLDLVQIVDDASEAVKIIDDFYHKYSLSPNF
- a CDS encoding ABC transporter, yielding MFLTIRLVLESFAFAWQALRANLLRTILSLLGVTVGIFSIIAVFMVVDSLESNVRSSMNFLGDKVVYVGKWPWVFDSDRPWWKYFNRPVPTLREFRQLQRMLPANSQKGVAIFVPKGGNTLKAGVNSVSDCTLQGVSYDYRAISSVPIEQGRYFTVQEMDGGRPVAIIGATIAENLYPQGEPVGRQFKTQGRYFTVIGVMKKEGKNLLGTPSNDANCLIPFGSFASIFAMSSTGMSGPSPQLGVKGRDDDPGLLNLEAEMQGDMRIIRGLKPREEDNFALNRPEMLADMIGKLFSVIGIAGGIIGSFAMLVGGFGIANIMFVSVRERTNIIGIQKSLGAKNYFILFQFLFEAVFLCLLGGAAGIFLVWLITLIPQDSLTLTLSAGNISLGLLVSVGIGILAGIIPAVMAANLDPVIAIRAK